One genomic region from Biomphalaria glabrata chromosome 7, xgBioGlab47.1, whole genome shotgun sequence encodes:
- the LOC129927123 gene encoding putative eggshell protein has translation MHHKVMYFYIRYYYNRYYYIRYYYNRYYYIRYYSNRYYYIRYYYNRYYYNRYYYNRYYYNRYYYNRYYYNRYYYNKYYYNRYYYNRFYYNRYYSNRYYSNRYYSNKYYYNRYYYSRYYYNRYYSNRYYYNRYYSNRYYSNRYYSNRYYSNRYYYNRYYYNRYYYNRYYYNRYYYNRYDFNRYYSNRYYSNRYYYNRYYSNRYYSNRYYSNKYYYNRYYYNRYYYNRYYSNRYYSNRYYSNRYYYNRYYSNRYYYNKYYYNRTTD, from the exons ATGCACCATAAAGTGAT GTACTTCTACATCAGGTACTACTACAATAGGTACTACTACATCAGGTACTACTACAATAGGTACTACTACATCAGGTACTACTCCAATAGGTACTACTACATCAGGTACTACTACAATAGGTACTACTACAACAGGTACTACTACAACAGGTACTACTACAATAGGTACTACTACAACAGGTACTACTACAACAG GTACTACTACAACAAGTACTACTACAACAGGTACTACTACAACAGGTTCTACTACAACAGGTACTACTCCAATAGGTACTACTCCAATAGGTACTACTCCAATAAGTACTACTACAATAGGTACTACTACAGTAGGTACTACTACAACAGGTACTACTCCAATAGGTACTACTACAACAGGTACTACTCCAATAGGTACTACTCCAACAGGTACTACTCCAATAGGTACTACTCCAATAGGTACTACTACAACAGGTACTACTACAACAGGTACTACTACAACAGGTACTACTACAACAGGTACTACTACAACAGGTACGACTTCAACAGATACTACTCCAATAGGTACTATTCCAACAGGTACTACTACAACAG GTACTACTCCAATAGGTACTACTCCAATAGGTACTACTCCAATAAGTACTACTACAATAGGTACTACTACAATAGGTACTACTACAACAGGTACTACTCCAATAGGTACTACTCCAACAGGTACTACTCCAATAGGTACTACTACAACAGGTACTACTCCAATAGGTACTACTACAATAAGTACTACTACAATAG AACTACCGATTAA